GGTTCCTGGGTGACGAGTGCCTCGTCGCCAGCGGCCAGGACGAGCACCTCGGGGTCCAGCGTGAGGAGGACCTCGTCGCTCAGCTGCGGGTAGCCCGTGAGGTTGCGCGCGGCGACGTTGTCCGCGCCGGCCAGGTCCAGCATCGCGTCGATGAACGTCGCCCCGCCGACGACGTAGCCGCCCCCGAGCGGGTAGAGTACTTCCGGGCGGTCCTCGACGTCGGCGGTCTGGTCGCGGACGGCCTCGACGTTCGCGTCCATCCAGGCGTTGGCCTCGGCCGCTCCCTGGCAGTTACCGGTGATGCGGCCGATGGTCGTCGTCTTCTCGCGGACGTCGTCGATGTCTTCGGCGGCCCGGAGGTGATAGACCGTCAGCCCGACCTCGCGGAGCGGCTCGACGTCACCGGCGCTCGCGTTGGGCGCGACGACCAGGTCGGGGTTCGCCCCGACGACCGTCTCGACGCTGACGCCGAACCCTGCCGAGACGTTGGTCCGGCTCTCGGACCCGTCGAGATACGAGGCGTACTGCGTGAGTCCGACGACCTGCCCGCGGCCGCCGATCTCCCACATCGTCTGGGCGGCCGAGGGGTTCGTCGTGACGACGCGCTCGGGGCGTTCCTCGAGGGTTACCTCGGTCCCCGTCGCGTCGGTCACCGTCACCGGGAACGTGCAGTGCTCGCTCGTCGCCGCCGACGTCGCGCCGGCGGCGGGCGCGGCACCGACGAGCGACGTCACGAGAAGCAATCCGACCAGCAGTGTCGCGTACCGTCTCATCACTCTATCCGCAACGGAGTAACAATAAATATTTACCTACTGCAAGTGGGTTTTCAATAATGCGACTCGGCGGACGACTCCTCACGTGGACGGCCGCCCTCGTGGCGCTGCTCACGGCCGTCGTCACGGTGAGTGCGGGCATCGGGCCGGTCTGGATTCCGCCGGCAACGGTCGGGAAGGTACTCCTCAACGCCGTCGCCCTGCCGACCGGCGTCGAGCTCGCCGGCGGCGTGCCCCGGCTTGTCACCACGTCGCCGTTCGCCTACTCCGTCGAGGAGGTCCAGCGGCAGATCGTCATGCAGGTCCGCCTGCCCCGAATCCTGCTGGGAGCCGTCGTCGGGTTCTCGCTGGCGGCGGCGGGGACCATCATGCAGGGCATCTTCCGGAACCCGATGGCCGACCCCTCCATCATCGGCGTCTCCTCGGGTGCGGCCGTGGGGGCCGTCGGGTTCATCGTCGTCCCCTTCGCCGTCCCGTTCGGTCTGGGCCTGCGTGGCGCGGCCTTCGCGGGGGCGCTCGTCGCCGCCTTCGGGGTCTATCTCATCGCGACGCGAAACGGCGAGACGCCGGTCGCGACGCTGTTGCTGGCCGGCGTCGCCGTC
The DNA window shown above is from Haloarcula halobia and carries:
- a CDS encoding PGF-CTERM-anchored ABC transporter substrate-binding protein, with translation MRRYATLLVGLLLVTSLVGAAPAAGATSAATSEHCTFPVTVTDATGTEVTLEERPERVVTTNPSAAQTMWEIGGRGQVVGLTQYASYLDGSESRTNVSAGFGVSVETVVGANPDLVVAPNASAGDVEPLREVGLTVYHLRAAEDIDDVREKTTTIGRITGNCQGAAEANAWMDANVEAVRDQTADVEDRPEVLYPLGGGYVVGGATFIDAMLDLAGADNVAARNLTGYPQLSDEVLLTLDPEVLVLAAGDEALVTQEPYASTTAGETNSTVVVERRWLNQPAPRSVVFAAHNLTRQLYPERYDADSYVSRSAVAVDTETETATATVTETGTEEVTPAPPARTTSAATTAGQSGPGFTPLAALVAALAVSLLAVRRR
- the btuC gene encoding vitamin B12 ABC transporter permease BtuC, with the protein product MRLGGRLLTWTAALVALLTAVVTVSAGIGPVWIPPATVGKVLLNAVALPTGVELAGGVPRLVTTSPFAYSVEEVQRQIVMQVRLPRILLGAVVGFSLAAAGTIMQGIFRNPMADPSIIGVSSGAAVGAVGFIVVPFAVPFGLGLRGAAFAGALVAAFGVYLIATRNGETPVATLLLAGVAVQTFLGAVVSFLLLQAGESIRRALFWLMGHLKSATWLDVSTSLLLVAVPFVVLLAYTRDLNVMLLGEEDAQGLGIEVERTKRVLLAVSAVITAAGVAVAGIIGFVGLIVPHVMRLLVGPDHRILLPTAALAGASFLVATDTLARSGSAEVPVGIVTAALGAPFFLYLLRQREVHEL